The sequence GTCCCTGGTAGCGGCTCAATATCAGCGCTTCTCGCTGCCGTAAAGGCAACTCATTAATCCATTCATCCATTTTATCTTTCAATATCCCTGCCGCAAACGTATCGTCGGGTGCAGTAATTTCTCTGCCGCCGCGCTCCGGAAGCGTTGCAAGTTTGGCATCTCGCGATACCTTGTCGCGCTGATGATTGAATGCCAGATTTCTGACAATCAGGTACAGCAACGATTTGAGAGATTTATTAGGATTCAGGGTTTCTCGCTTTTCCCAAAGTTTCAGGAAAGTCTCCTGAACCAAGTCAAGTGCAACTGGCCGGCTCTTGATCAAATACATTGCATAGTTTAGCAATGGGTCGTAGAGTTGTGAAAACACCTCTTCGAACGCAGAGTG is a genomic window of Bacteroidota bacterium containing:
- a CDS encoding RNA polymerase sigma-70 factor, giving the protein MASEDRFSDWCNRLKASDHSAFEEVFSQLYDPLLNYAMYLIKSRPVALDLVQETFLKLWEKRETLNPNKSLKSLLYLIVRNLAFNHQRDKVSRDAKLATLPERGGREITAPDDTFAAGILKDKMDEWINELPLRQREALILSRYQGLSHQEVAAIMDVSPRTVNNHLVRALKYIHGQIQGYEPSLLDS